The genomic interval CCTGCAACCAATTTGGTCAGCAAGATCCTGGCAGTGAAGCGCAAATTAGTGAGTTTTGCCAAATCAATTATGGCGTGACCTTTCCGATGATGGCAAAAGTTGACGTCAATGGTAAAGATACCCATCCTGTTTATCAGTTTTTAAAATCACAGCCACAGGGCAAGGGTATGTTGGGTGACGCCATCAAATGGAACTTTACCAAGTTTTTAGTTGATGCACACGGCAGAGTCGTAGATCGTTTTGCACCGACCAAAGCCCCCCAAGACCTTGAGGTGGATATCAAAGCACTACTGCAGCAACAGTGAGAAAAGGCGGGAGAGAAAAAAATAAAAAGGATTTAATTGGGGGAATTAAATCCTTTGGGTGACAAGCGATAGTGACATTGTTATTATTGTTATCTTATTATTCTTATTGTTAGCTATGACCTTGC from Moraxella osloensis carries:
- a CDS encoding glutathione peroxidase, with product MEDFYQLSATDIRGQLVDFDTLRGKVVLIVNTASKCGFTPQFQGLEKLYQAYKDQGLVVLGFPCNQFGQQDPGSEAQISEFCQINYGVTFPMMAKVDVNGKDTHPVYQFLKSQPQGKGMLGDAIKWNFTKFLVDAHGRVVDRFAPTKAPQDLEVDIKALLQQQ